Proteins from a genomic interval of Fusarium oxysporum Fo47 chromosome I, complete sequence:
- a CDS encoding general substrate transporter — MSKQAAEETHIPDADANDFQGLVLADVIPRDRKPWYSDWTLWKLNLLLLSGLLTQTATGFDASMLNGAQSLPQWQEYFGEPKGTRLGAMTFGPNGGVLISILISSQLCDWLGRRKPIFIGSVTIIVGAIVQTCSYNYGMFVASRFIIGFGLGIVSTAAPPLLSEVTYPTHRGKMTSFMMVSWPLGAIIAAWVTYGSFQMQSSWAWRLPSLLQGAFSVVQASLVMFAPESPRWLIYKGRYQEAKDILVKWHGYGDPNSRLARFEMAEITATLEIEKVQKKSRWAEWISTRGNWHRFFLALYIPAMLQWSGNALTSYYLAKVLNSINITDHKTQLLLNAGLQIWGFLSAVVFATMIDKFGRRRLFLVGMSGMGVSYIIWTICSARNQQENFEHMGYAGAVLAMIFVFSFWYHACSPIGATYIMEVTPYSLRAKASMLYQLTGNLAGVYNAFANPVAMEAIAWKYYIVWCVAIAVHLTLIFFFFPETKGYSLEEVAEIFDGPDAPVGANAIGQKKMDDMAMHKE, encoded by the coding sequence ATGTCAAAGCAAGCTGCCGAAGAAACTCACATCCCCGACGCCGACGCCAATGACTTCCAAGGTCTCGTCCTCGCCGATGTCATCCCCCGCGACCGCAAGCCATGGTACTCCGACTGGACATTATGGAAactcaacctcctcctcctgagTGGTCTCTTGACTCAAACCGCTACCGGTTTTGACGCGAGTATGCTGAATGGAGCGCAGTCGCTGCCTCAATGGCAGGAATATTTCGGTGAACCCAAGGGAACGCGTCTTGGTGCTATGACGTTTGGACCCAACGGTGGTGTTCTCATTTCGATCCTCATTTCTTCCCAGCTTTGTGATTGGCTTGGACGAAGAAAGCCTATCTTCATCGGATCGGTTACTATCATTGTTGGCGCGATTGTCCAGACTTGCTCGTATAATTATGGCATGTTTGTTGCTTCGCGCTTCATCATCGGTTTCGGTCTCGGAATTGTTTCCACTGCGGcacctcctcttctctccgaAGTTACATACCCAACGCATCGTGGAAAGATGACATCTTTCATGATGGTCTCGTGGCCGCTTGGTGCTATCATTGCTGCTTGGGTCACGTACGGAAGCTTTCAGATGCAGAGCTCTTGGGCATGGCGTCTTCCCAGTCTTCTTCAGGGCGCTTTCTCTGTTGTTCAGGCTTCATTGGTCATGTTTGCACCAGAGTCTCCTCGATGGCTCATCTACAAGGGTCGATATCAGGAAGCTAAGGATATTCTCGTCAAGTGGCATGGTTACGGAGACCCCAACTCTCGATTGGCCCGCTTCGAGATGGCGGAGATCACAGCGACTCTCGAGATTGAGAAGGTCCAGAAGAAGTCACGATGGGCGGAATGGATCTCTACTCGAGGCAACTGGCATCGATTTTTCCTTGCTCTGTACATCCCCGCCATGTTGCAGTGGTCTGGAAATGCCCTCACCTCTTACTATCTCGCCAAGGTCCTCAACTCGATCAACATCACCGATCACAAgactcagcttcttctcaatgctGGTCTCCAGATCTGGGGCTTTCTCTCAGCTGTAGTTTTCGCCACTATGATTGACAAGTTTGGTCGGCGCAGACTCTTCCTTGTTGGTATGTCGGGTATGGGTGTATCATACATCATCTGGACAATCTGCTCTGCGCGCAACCAGCAGGAGAACTTTGAACACATGGGCTACGCTGGTGCAGTTTTAGCCATGATCTTTGTCTTCTCATTCTGGTACCATGCCTGTTCCCCCATTGGTGCCACTTATATCATGGAGGTCACACCGTACTCGCTTCGTGCGAAGGCATCTATGCTGTACCAGCTCACCGGTAACTTGGCGGGTGTTTACAACGCTTTCGCCAACCCTGTTGCTATGGAGGCTATTGCTTGGAAGTACTACATCGTTTGGTGTGTTGCGATTGCTGTTCActtgaccttgatcttcttcttcttccctgaGACTAAGGGCTATTCTCTTGAGGAGGTGGCGGAGATCTTTGATGGACCTGATGCTCCTGTCGGTGCGAATGCAATtgggcagaagaagatggatgacaTGGCGATGCACAAGGAATGA